Below is a window of Geomonas oryzisoli DNA.
AACTGGTCGGTCATGAAGATCATGCGGGCGTTGAATTTGCCCACCTGTGTCAGGCTCTCCTGGACCTGCAGCGGCTCGTCCACGATGTAGCGCTGGTCCGAGGCGAGGCTCTCCCTCTGGTAGCTGTCGGCGTCTTTGTGCATGGGACCGGGGCACATGGTGGCCGAGTTGGCGCATGCCGAACAAACCCCGATCGCGGCGGCCAGTACCAAAGCCTTCGCTGCGTATCTCATAGGTCACCCCCCTCGCGTCCGATCTCGGTGCGCGGCAGCAGGATGTACTCCACGCGGTTGGACATGTACTCGAACTGCTTCAGCCGGTAGGACACCGGGTAGTCCCGGTTGATGTTGGGGCACCAGTTGTCCCAGGTCACGTTGTACCCGTCGCGGAAGCAGAGCGAATCGGTGGTGCAGGGAATGAAGGCGCGGCTCCTGACACCGTCATTGATTACGACGGGAGTAGTTGTGGCACAGCCTGCCACCGCTGCTGACAGCAACACGAGATAGACCAGTCGTTTCATCGTCCCTCCTTGATGAAGTGAATTTGTCGACTGTTTGACCGACCTTTCCCCTCATCGGACCGAGGACGTGATACTTTAGTAAACACAGTGGCAGTTATCTCCCACTACTGACCACAAATCTCTCTGTGTTTCATGATGGTTGATTGATCTTGACAGCGGCGGCGTATGAGTGTAAGCAGGTGGAAAAAATCTATGATAAACGATAATACTAAACCATTCGCGAGAATGGGGCGGAAAGCCTAAAGGGTCTCCACGAGACAGCCGGGTTGCCGAAATATCAGACGATATTCAGCCCCGGCTTTTTTGCGTCCAGACGCGGCAGTCACGGCACCGAAAGGGATCTCATGGAGTTGGCACAGCAGGCGGCGCCGCACATCGAGCGCAGCACCAGGAAAAAGCTCGGGGAGATCTTCGTGGAGAGGGGGATACTTTCCGCCGTAACCGTGGAGAGACTGGTCAGCTACGCGCGCAAGAAGGGAAAACGCTTCGGCACCGTGCTCGAGGAGTTGGAGCTGGTGACGCCGGAGGAACTGGCCCGGGCGCTGGCGCAGCAGCACAACATGAAGTTCCTGGGGGATTTCCACCGTTTCCGGTATGCCGATGACCTGCTCAGGATGATCCCCGTCAAGGCGGCCATGGCCAACCTGATCTTCCCGTTGAAGCTTCAGGACGGCAAGCTCGGCGTTGCCATCAGCGACCCCACGTTGTCAGATGTGCTGCGCGGCCTGGCCGAAGAGCATCAGGTGGGCATCGTCCCCTACGTGGCCACTCACCGCGAAATCATGATAGCCATCAAGGTGCACTATCTCAAATCGGCCCCGGCTGCAGCCTCCGACAAGAAAAGCGTGTTGATCGTGGACGACGACCAGGCCGTGAGCCAGTTCATCAGTTCTTCGCTCCGGCGCAAGGGATACCACGTCGTCTGTGCCGGCGACGGCATGGAAGCCTTCAAGGAGATCATGTCCAACCGCTTCGACCTGGTGATCACGGACAAGGAAATGCCCAAATTGAACGGCTACGCCGTATTGGAGAGTCTGCGCACCTTCCCGGAGACCGCCAACGTCCCGGTGATCCTGATAACCTCCACGGCGACGGTGGACGAAGAGGCCACCGCCCTGCGCCGCGGCTTCTTCGATTTCATCCCCAAGCCGCTGCGCGAAGCCACCCTCTCCGTGAAAGTCGAAAGGGCCCTCGCCATGGCCCAGTATTGAGGAAACTCTCCGCTCCCGCCTCGATCAACCTCGTCAAAGAGCCGTTCCCTGCCCGGGCAGCCACAATCGCGACAGGTCGGCGCCTTCGTGTTGCAGCAGTTTGATCTTTTTGTCGATGCCTCCTGCATAACCGGTCAGGCTCCCATTGGTCCCCACCACCCGGTGACAGGGAATGATGATCGAGATCGGGTTGTGCCCCACAGCCCCGCCCACCGCCTGCGCGGACATGGTTGCCTTCCCTGTCTGAGCGGCGATCCTTTTAGCGATCTCGCCATACGTGAAGACTTTGCCGTAGGGGATCTCACACAGGATGTCCCAGACGGCCCTGCGGAACGATCCCCCTTTGGGTGCCAGGGGCAAGTCGGCGATGGCGGGCCTTTCCCCTCTGAAATAGGCGTCCAGCCACTGCCGCGCCGCGACAAGCGCCGGCAGATCCGGCTTTTCCTCGGTCCCTTCCTGCAGGCTCGCCGCAAAATATTTCTGTCCCTCCAGCCACAAACCCACCAGGCTGTCCCCATCGCTGGCGAGCATGATTCCCCCCAAGGGGGAGGCATAACGCGCGACATACATCA
It encodes the following:
- a CDS encoding methylated-DNA--[protein]-cysteine S-methyltransferase, translated to MMYVARYASPLGGIMLASDGDSLVGLWLEGQKYFAASLQEGTEEKPDLPALVAARQWLDAYFRGERPAIADLPLAPKGGSFRRAVWDILCEIPYGKVFTYGEIAKRIAAQTGKATMSAQAVGGAVGHNPISIIIPCHRVVGTNGSLTGYAGGIDKKIKLLQHEGADLSRLWLPGQGTAL
- a CDS encoding response regulator, whose translation is MELAQQAAPHIERSTRKKLGEIFVERGILSAVTVERLVSYARKKGKRFGTVLEELELVTPEELARALAQQHNMKFLGDFHRFRYADDLLRMIPVKAAMANLIFPLKLQDGKLGVAISDPTLSDVLRGLAEEHQVGIVPYVATHREIMIAIKVHYLKSAPAAASDKKSVLIVDDDQAVSQFISSSLRRKGYHVVCAGDGMEAFKEIMSNRFDLVITDKEMPKLNGYAVLESLRTFPETANVPVILITSTATVDEEATALRRGFFDFIPKPLREATLSVKVERALAMAQY